The sequence GTGGGGCCGGGTAACGTTCCCGCCTACATCGAGCGGTCGGCCGATGTTTCCAAAGCGGTCAACGATATTGTCACCGGGAAGTGTTTCGACAATGGAACGATCTGCTCTTCAGAACAGGCGATCATCGCCGATGCTGCCGTGGATGGTGCCGTGCGGGAAGAGCTGACGAAGCTTGGGGCATACTGGTTGAGCCCGGACGAGATTCGCGCTCTGGAGCCGCTGGTCATCTTACCGACCCACACGGTGAATCCTGCCGTCGTCGGTCGGCCTGCCACCCGCATCGCGGAGATGGCCGGGCTCTCCGTCCCGCCCTCGACACGGGTGCTGGTGGCTCCGCTCAAGGGCGTGGGCAAAGAATATCCGCTGTCGCTCGAGAAGCTGTCCCCCATTCTCGCCTATTACACGGTACCCGATTGGCGCGCCGCTGCCGAACTGTGCCAGGCGATTCTTCGCGCTGGGGGAACCGGCCACACGCTGGCCATTCACTCGCGAGATCGGCAGATCATCCGCGAGTTTGCCCTGCGTCAGCCGGCAGCCCGAATCGTCGTCAATACGCCGGCTCCCCACGGATCCGTGGGCTTGACGACCGATTTGCCTCCCAGCATGACGCTTGGCTGTGGATCGTGGGGCGGCAATATCACTTCGGATAACATCTCGCCGCTTCACCTTCTCGATATCAAGCGCATCGCCTTCGAAACCAAGCCATATGCCGCCGAGCGATTGGCTCAGGCGCGACCTCAGCCCGCGCGCGCTGCCATGGCGCCTCCGCCGGAACGTCTTCGGATTGATCGGGCCACTCTCGAAGCCCTGGTCGAACAGGTTTTGCTCTCGAAACTCGCTGGTCATTCGACCGTCCCGAAGAGTGTCCCTTCCGCTGTAGCCGAACCCGCGTCCTCGCCATCGTCTTCAGTGGGAGCAAACGTCCCGTCGGGAGGCTGCCCGGCGTGCGCTCCCGCCGGCTCGTCGAGCACTGAAACTCACCTCTCACCTTCGACGGCTCGGCCTGCGGTTGTGGATTTCGTCTGCGAAGAGGATGTGAAAAAGGCTCTTGCCGAGCGGCGAAAAATTTATATCAACAGTCGGACCATTATCACGCCGGCAGCCCGCGACCTGGGCGAGGCGCACGATGTTTTCGCCCGTGAGTGATCATACGGATGCCGGGATTGTGCCGCACACAGCCGCCGTCTTCCCTTCGCTCTTTCCAGAGGTTGGTGCGCCCTAGCATACTTTGTGCCGGTAGAGTAGCGTGGTGAACGAGGCCACCGTCACTGGAGCCGACATTTTCCAGGCACGACAACGCCTTCGCCCGTATGTGTGGGAGACGCCGTTGGTTCGCTCGTACGCCCTCTCGGAGGCGAGTCGCGCCGATGTCTATCTCAAGCTGGAAAATGTTCAATTCACCGGTTCTTTCAAACTGCGTGGCGCGATCAACGCCCTGAGCTTGCTGGCACGCTCCTCGCCGGGCCGTAACGTGCTCACCGTGTCGGCGGGAAATCACGGACGCGCGGTTGCTCTGGCGGCGGAGATTTTCGATCTTGCGGCGACGATCATCGTCCCTCGGTCCGCTCCCCGGACGAAAATCGAGGCCATCGCCCGCCATCGTGTGCGTTTGATCCTTCGCGGTGAGAATTACGATGAAGCCGAGCGTCATGCCCGTGAGCTGGCAGCGACGTCCGACGCTGTTTTCATCTCCCCCTACAACGACCGGGAGGTCATCTGCGGTCAGGGAACGGTCGCCCTGGAGATGCTGGAGGCTGTCCCCTCGCTTGACATCATCCTCGTGCCGGTGGGAGGCGGGGGCTTGCTGGCCGGAGTGGCCCTGGCCGCTAAATCTCTCAATCCGAAGATTGCCGTCTACGGCGTGCAGTCGGAGAATTCACCAGCCATGTATGAATCGCTCCGGGCGGGCCGCATCGTCCAGATCGTGGAAAAGGAGTCGCTCGCTGATGGGCTGGCGGGAAACATCGAACCCGGTTCCATGACGTTTCCTCTCGTCGAGCGGTATGCCGACGGAGTCATCCTCGTCAGCGAGCACGCCATTGCCGATGCTATTCGTTTTCTCCTCGAGCACGAACATCTGGTTGTCGAAGGAGCCGGGGCTGTTGCCGTAGCGGCTTTGCTGAGTCGGGCATTTGAACGTCCGGGGGCGCGGATCGGAGTCATTTTGAGTGGAAGCAATATTGATCTGGAACAACTTCTCCGGGTGGCAGCGGGGTGATCTCTTGCTTCCGTGCGTGAAAGTAGACTAGGCTATCGCCCCATTGAGGAGGAACGGCCATGCATACGCGAGACCTGTTCGATTTGACCGAGCGTGTTGCCATCGTCACCGGTGGAGCTGCCGGAATCGGTCGGCAGATGACCGACGCGCTGGCCGATATGGGAGCGCGCCTCGTGCTAGCCGCCCGCAAACTCGACCGGTGCCAGCAGGTGGCCGAAGAATTGAGTCAGCGCGGAGTGACCGCTCTGGCTCTGCGATGCGATGTCACCAGCCCCGACGACGTCCAGAATCTGGTCGCCGAGACACTGCGAACCTTCGGGCGCATAGACATCCTCGTCAATAATGCGGGTGTCACCTGGGGGGCTCCGGCGGAGGAAATGTCGCTCGCCGACTGGGACAAGGTCATCCGCACCAATGTGACGGGAACGTTCCTGTGCTCGCAGGCAGTTGGTCAGGTGATGATCAGACAGCGGCGCGGCAAGATCATCAACATCGCATCAGTCGCGGGACTCTTCGGATCGCCGCCGGAGATCGTGGATGCCGTGGGCTATAGCGCGAGTAAAGGGGCGATCATCAGCTTCACCCGCGATCTCGCCTGCAAATGGGCCCGCCACAACGTCCACGTCAACGCGATTGCGCCGGGATGGTTCCCCTCGCGCATGAGCCGCTGGATTCTGGAACACCGCGGAGAGCGCATCCTGCCGCATATTCCCCTCGGTCGGTTTGGCGGCGAAGACGATCTCAAAGGGGCTATCGTCTTTCTCGCCTCGGATGCCTCGAACTACGTCACAGGCCAGGTTCTCGTCGTGGATGGCGGAATCTCGATCTGGTGACGTTGTTGGGCCTGCGCTCTGGACCCAACCAGCCTGGCCCGGGCGCGAGAAGGAAGCGGGGAACCCGCCAGCAGTCGTCCCTCAAGAGGGCAACGCTGAGAATCAACCCCGGACGAGAAGTTTAATTTGCGCGGGCGAGTCGGCCTCACTCGCGGAGGCGCTCGAGATAAACTTTCACGGCCAGCTTGGCCAGATACCAGACCTTGCCCAAGGAGAGCTTGCCATCCTGGCCGCGAAACAATCGGCCGAGAAGCTGATCTCTCAGATGGCGCGTCTCGCGCTTGAAGAGGTATTCGCGGGCAAACGGTCGTGCGATCTCGATGAAGTTGAAGTCGGGATCAATCGCAATGCCGATCCCCTCGAGTTCCATCAGCGCCCGTATCATCCGGGTGAAACGCACGGGAATCTTGAAGGGATATTCGTAGACGACTTCGGCGACCTCGTAGGTCAACTCTTTGAAGTTCACCTCGCTCAACTTCAAACCCAGGTATTCGCGGAAAAGGTCTTCCACGACCGGACGGATCGTTCGGGGATCAACCTGGGGATCGAGAAATTCCAGGTGGATGAGATCGTCAACCAGGCCGGCGACATCCCGGTTGAGGATATGGAAGAAGGCGTCAATCATCAGCCCTTGAAGCCGTGCATCAATCGTTCCCGTCATGCCGAAGTCGAAGAAGGCGAGCCGCCCGTCGGGCATCACGCGAAGATTTCCCGGGTGTGGATCGGCGTGGAAGAATCCGTCCTCGAGCATTTGCTTGAGATAGGTTCGGGCCAGGAGCCGGTTGATCTTGTAAGGAGTGATCCCCTGGCGAAGGAGCGCCTCGACATCGGTCACCTTCCATCCGTGAATGAACTCCATCGTGAGAACGCGCTCGGTCGTATATTGCCAGTAAATCTTCGGCACATAGACCTCTTTCCACCGGCGAAAGTTTTCGCGGAAGCGATCGGCATTGCGCCCCTCCTGGATGTAATTCATCTCCTCAAAAATGGTCAGGCCGAATTCATCGAGGACGCCAGTCCAATCCACGCCGCGAAAGAGCCGGGGATAGCGTTTGAGGAATCGGGCAATGCGTTTGAGGATGATGAGGTCGAAGCTGATCGCTTTCTTCAGGTGAGGCCGCTGGACTTTGACGGCGACTTCCTCACCCGATGGGAGCCAGGCGTGATAGACCTGACCGAGACTGGCCGAGGCAATCGGTGTCCATTCTATCCGCGCGAAGATTTGATCGGGTGGTGCGCCCAGTTCCTCGGTCAGGATGCGGGCAGCGACAGCGTTGGGGAAGGGAGGAACTTCGTCCTGGAGTTTCGCCAGCTCGATCAGATAAGGGACCGGGAGCAAATCGCCTCGCGTGGCCAGGGCCTGACCGATTTTGATGAACGTCGGGCCGAGCTTGACCAACCGCTCGCGGAGCCAGATGGCCTGTCGGCGCAAACGCTCTTCTTTCTGGAGCGCTTCCTGAGCGAGAATTTTTCTCACGACGCGCTGGAGCAACCGCTTGATCCGCCCCCGCACTTTCTCTCGGTCCATCGCCGCCAGTGCGTCCAGGTAGATGTAGGCGGCAAAAAGAATTAGGACGCCGATGATTTGTGCGGCCCGCAGCCATCCCTTCACCCCGACCTTGATGGTGGAGTCGCCCGATGAAAGCTGAGCGGATTCTTCAGATCCCTCCGCCTTCAACCTCTGAGGAGAACGATGTCCATCAGCCCCCCAGAGCCGTTTCACACGATGTGCGATGGCAGCGCCACTCAGTGTTTTCTCCATTGTCTGCCCTCTCAAGTATATCCTTCGAGGTCGAAGAGGTAAATCGCGATAACCTTCGCATTTGCCGGTTATCTCGTTGTCCTGACATTTGAGCGCGTAGCTTTTCCCCGGAAGCAGGGATATAATTCAGGCCGGGTGGTGCACATCATAACACGATACGAGGATGTCTTTATGCGCTGCTTGCGAAAGGAAGCCCTGGATCGTGATGGATTGATCCTTCGCGACGTCGCCGAACCTGAATTGCGTCACGGAGAGGTGAAGATCAAAGTCCTGGCGGCTTCCGTGTGCGGGACCGACAAAAGCATTTATACCAGTACCCGTCATCGAGCCATCGTCGAGGAAATGATCCGCTATACTGGGCGGGTGGACCATTACACTCCCATTATCGTCGGACACGAATTCTGCGGCATTGTCGAAGACGTCAGTGATGATCCTGCCGAGCTGCACACACCGGGGCTCACACGGGAACTTGTCGTGGAAAAGGGCGATTATGTGACGGCCGAGATGCACATCCCCTGCGGTCACTGCCTGCTGTGTCGGACGGGAAGTGAGCACATTTGTCTCAATGTGAGGGTGAAGGGCGTACATCTCGATGGCTGTTTCGCCGAATACGTGGTTGTTCCCCGACGTAACGTCATTCTTCTGGGCAAGCAGGGGGACCTGTCGCAGGTCCCTCCTCGGATCGCGGCCTTTCTCGATGCCTTTGGTAATGCGGTGCACACTGTGGAAACGGCCCACGTCAGCGGGAAGACTGTTGCCATTCTCGGCCTGGGGCCGCTGGGCCTCATGGCGACGGCACTGGCGAGAATCTATGGAGCGGCGCGGATCTTTGTCACCGAGGTCGTTGATACGGAGCACCGCTTCGCCCTGGCCCGCGAGTTCGGCGCTGATGGATGTTTCGATACCGCCCGCTCCTCCGAAGAGCTGTACCAAATGATCCGCGACTCGGAAAAAGCAGCCGGCGGAGTGGATGTGGTCCTGGAGATGTCGGGCGCTCCCTCGGCCTATCGCGATGCGTTCGAGATTGTGCGCAACGGGGGAACAGTCGTTCTGCTCGGAATTCCTCGTGAGTCGGTTGACTTTGACTTCGCCAATTATGTCGTCTGGAAGGGAGTCACCATCAAAGGCGTCTTTGGCCGGCGGATGTTCCAGACCTGGGAGACCATGCTCAAGCTCTTGCGCAACGATATCGGTGGACTCAAGGAGAAGCTCGGTCGGCTCGTCTGGCCCCGGAGTTTCACCCTCGACGAATATGAAGCCGCGTTTGAGACGCTGCTCTCAGGTCAGGCGGAGAAGCTCATCTTCACGCCCAATCCCCGGGATTTTTCCGGCTGACGGCGACGAAGGAGAATTGTTCCTGCGGCTTGTCACAACGCCCGAGATGTTGAAAAAGAAGCCACCAGTGACACCAATTCTCACGAAGAGAAAAATCGGAGAGATTTTGCGAAATCAGTGGCTTTTCTGAGAGGAGGTGGGAGAGATGGTGACGATTGAAGAACTCTATCGCCTCATGGCCCGCGACGTTGAGACGCTGAAGGAGACTAAAACCTACAAATTTGAAGTTCCTCTGGAGAGCGAGCAAGCGGGGGTGGTGCGCGTCAACGGCCGGGAAGTCATCATGCTGGCCTCGAATAATTATCTCGGCCTGGCGAATCACCCAAAGGTCAAAGAGGCGGCCGCACGCGGTTTGCGCGAATACGGGTTCGGGCTCGCCTCGGTCCGATTCATCTGCGGGACTCAGAAGATTCATCGGGAGCTGGAGGAAAAGATCGCCGCTTTCGTCGGCTGTGAGGACGCGATTTTGCACTCGTCCTGCTTCACGGCCAACGAAGCCTTCTTTTCGGGTCTTCTCGCCAACGATTTCGGATTTCGTGACTACCGGGATGTGATCTATAGCGATCAGCTCAATCACGCCAGCATCATTGATGGGGTGCGCCTCTGTCGCATCATCGCTAAATCAACCGAGTCGAAAGTCTATGCTCATCGAAAGACCGATGAGTTGCGCCAGATGCTGGAAGCCGATCAGGCCGAGGGCTACCGGATCAAAATCATCGCCACTGATGGAGTGTTCTCGATGGAAGGGGACCTGGCTCCACTGCCGGAGCTGGTGGCGTTGGCGCGGCGTTTCCAGGCTCTTCTGATGGTGGACGACTCTCACGCCACTGGCGTGCTGGGGGCGCGAGGGCGGGGGACTCATGAGGAACTCGGCGTATTCGGCCAGATTGATGTGATCACCGGAACCTTCGGCAAGGCGCTCGGCGGAGCCTGTGGAGGATTCATCGCGGGAAAGCGAGAGCTGATTGATTTGCTTCGACAGAGGTCTCGACCCTATACGTTCTCCAATACGATGCCGCCAAGCGTCGTCTGCGGATCAATCGCGGCCCTCGACCTGCTCATGTCGGATACGTCGCTCATTGACCAGCTCCGGGAAAACACCGCCTATTTCCGGCGCGAGATCGCGAACCTCGGATACACGATCCTCGAAGGCCATCATCCGATCGTTCCCATCATGCTCGGAGAGGCCGCGCTCGCCATGGACATGAGCGTGGCGTTGCTCGACGAAGGCGTCTACATCAAGGGACTGTGGTACCCGGTCGTTCCCAGAGGCGAAGCGCGATTGCGAGCACAGATTTCGGCGGCTCACACGCGCGAGCATCTCGATCGGGCGCTGGAAGCCTTTGAGCGGGTGGGGCGCCGATTCGGCATCACACACTAGGGGTCGGGCGCCAATTCGGCATTGCGCACTGGAGGTCATCTCAGTAGGCGTCCCTGGCACCGACCGGCAAGGGAGGCTATAAGATCGCAGCCTCCCCTTCAGGGCAGGCTTTCGGACACCAGATGCCTTTTGAAAAACCCTTTTGAATTACGGATAATGGGTCGGGGGCTCGAAGCTTGGAAATCCGAAATGTGCCCATTCCGCAATTTGTAGGAGGCGATCTTCGTGAATCACCACTGGGATGAACCACCAAGGGCCATTGTCCTGCGCTTCGTCTCGTGAGACGATCTACAAGAATAAACGTCTTCTGCCCGACCAGCGTGCTGGTTTGAATAGGTGGCTCTGGTAAGCTGGTGGCGTGACTCGAAAACCCTCACGGGCGTTCCCAAGCTTCTGCACTTCGTCGTGCAGCTTCCCGCACCCCACTTGGCACCTTGCACACGACAAATGCCCATCGCCCAAACTCCCCATGATGGTTCACGGCCCGCACCCACCGCCGCGCCGCCGCCTCCTTCTGCCGATCCTGCTCGGTCTCAACCCTTTTACTTCCAAAATGACCTTGACTTCGCTGCCGTCCGGCAGCCGCCAGCGAATGAGATAATCCGGGCGATACTCATGTCTCGCGCCGAGCCATTCATAAGGAATAGTGAAATCGAGGTGGTCATTGCGCGCGTAGGCGATGACCTCCGGGATTCGCTCCAACTGATACGCTACGCTATGCTCCCATTTTGGCGCATCCAGCACGACGTGGCTGATGTGGCTTTTCGAGGTCCCCACCGTCGGGCGCACCGTGCGGAAAAGGGCTTCCGATGTGGAACCGATGGGGCGAAACCGCTCGATCACTGGCAGCAAAGGTGGCTCGCCAGCTTCCGTGTCGGGCTCGATCGCCTCAGTCAGTCGCTCGATGATGCGTTGCTTGTATTTGAGCAGAGCGATTTCTTCCAGCGGCACATCTGGATCCGCGAGGATAACACGCTCCTCCAAATACTGCCAGACGATGTTCAACACCTGCGGGAAAAGAATGTGCCGTGCGATCCAGTGGTCGCGTTTGTCCTTGAGGCGATGGGTGAGTTCAGCGGCAATTTCGTAGACCGTTGCTTGCAGGCGCTTTTCGCGGTGAAACGGATTGCGGTCATGCGAGACCTCCGGGCCCGGACCGAGGCGATCAGGGCGACCAATGCGAAAGCCCGCAGCGGGCTTCACAACCACTTCCGTCGGCTCGTGTGCCGGGTCAATCTTCAGGTAAGGCACATCCTTGAGGTTCACTCGAATCTTCTGACGCACGTCAAACACGTAGCCTTCCACGCGTGGGAAGGTGATTTCCAGATGCTTGCGTTCAGGTAAGGCTCGCACTAATGTGGAAACCTTTTGCACTTCCGTGCGCCCAAGTGGTTTCTTCTTGACAGGAATGACTTCAAATGGGACGCCGTAAATGTCCACATATTCGGGCTCGGTGAAATCATCGTAGTTCATCCTTCTTAAGCCTCGTCCCACAACCTGCTCACACAAAAGCTGCGAAGTGAAGGCTCG comes from Blastocatellia bacterium and encodes:
- a CDS encoding SDR family oxidoreductase: MHTRDLFDLTERVAIVTGGAAGIGRQMTDALADMGARLVLAARKLDRCQQVAEELSQRGVTALALRCDVTSPDDVQNLVAETLRTFGRIDILVNNAGVTWGAPAEEMSLADWDKVIRTNVTGTFLCSQAVGQVMIRQRRGKIINIASVAGLFGSPPEIVDAVGYSASKGAIISFTRDLACKWARHNVHVNAIAPGWFPSRMSRWILEHRGERILPHIPLGRFGGEDDLKGAIVFLASDASNYVTGQVLVVDGGISIW
- a CDS encoding AarF/ABC1/UbiB kinase family protein, coding for MEKTLSGAAIAHRVKRLWGADGHRSPQRLKAEGSEESAQLSSGDSTIKVGVKGWLRAAQIIGVLILFAAYIYLDALAAMDREKVRGRIKRLLQRVVRKILAQEALQKEERLRRQAIWLRERLVKLGPTFIKIGQALATRGDLLPVPYLIELAKLQDEVPPFPNAVAARILTEELGAPPDQIFARIEWTPIASASLGQVYHAWLPSGEEVAVKVQRPHLKKAISFDLIILKRIARFLKRYPRLFRGVDWTGVLDEFGLTIFEEMNYIQEGRNADRFRENFRRWKEVYVPKIYWQYTTERVLTMEFIHGWKVTDVEALLRQGITPYKINRLLARTYLKQMLEDGFFHADPHPGNLRVMPDGRLAFFDFGMTGTIDARLQGLMIDAFFHILNRDVAGLVDDLIHLEFLDPQVDPRTIRPVVEDLFREYLGLKLSEVNFKELTYEVAEVVYEYPFKIPVRFTRMIRALMELEGIGIAIDPDFNFIEIARPFAREYLFKRETRHLRDQLLGRLFRGQDGKLSLGKVWYLAKLAVKVYLERLRE
- a CDS encoding threonine/serine dehydratase, which encodes MWETPLVRSYALSEASRADVYLKLENVQFTGSFKLRGAINALSLLARSSPGRNVLTVSAGNHGRAVALAAEIFDLAATIIVPRSAPRTKIEAIARHRVRLILRGENYDEAERHARELAATSDAVFISPYNDREVICGQGTVALEMLEAVPSLDIILVPVGGGGLLAGVALAAKSLNPKIAVYGVQSENSPAMYESLRAGRIVQIVEKESLADGLAGNIEPGSMTFPLVERYADGVILVSEHAIADAIRFLLEHEHLVVEGAGAVAVAALLSRAFERPGARIGVILSGSNIDLEQLLRVAAG
- a CDS encoding aldehyde dehydrogenase family protein, which gives rise to MLSDQDLVSIQQARELVQRAADAQRALAEFTQSRVDRVFAAVTEAALAQSERLAEMAHQETGYGNVADKTIKNRFAALCVYEAFRDLKTCGIIRETESLIEMADPRGVVAAIIPSTNPTSTTIYKILIALKARNSIVLSPHPAAVRCISETARILREAAVAEGVPPDAIGCLTVPTLEGTQELMKHRLTAVILATGGLGLVRAAYSSGKPAFGVGPGNVPAYIERSADVSKAVNDIVTGKCFDNGTICSSEQAIIADAAVDGAVREELTKLGAYWLSPDEIRALEPLVILPTHTVNPAVVGRPATRIAEMAGLSVPPSTRVLVAPLKGVGKEYPLSLEKLSPILAYYTVPDWRAAAELCQAILRAGGTGHTLAIHSRDRQIIREFALRQPAARIVVNTPAPHGSVGLTTDLPPSMTLGCGSWGGNITSDNISPLHLLDIKRIAFETKPYAAERLAQARPQPARAAMAPPPERLRIDRATLEALVEQVLLSKLAGHSTVPKSVPSAVAEPASSPSSSVGANVPSGGCPACAPAGSSSTETHLSPSTARPAVVDFVCEEDVKKALAERRKIYINSRTIITPAARDLGEAHDVFARE
- a CDS encoding zinc-binding dehydrogenase; translation: MRCLRKEALDRDGLILRDVAEPELRHGEVKIKVLAASVCGTDKSIYTSTRHRAIVEEMIRYTGRVDHYTPIIVGHEFCGIVEDVSDDPAELHTPGLTRELVVEKGDYVTAEMHIPCGHCLLCRTGSEHICLNVRVKGVHLDGCFAEYVVVPRRNVILLGKQGDLSQVPPRIAAFLDAFGNAVHTVETAHVSGKTVAILGLGPLGLMATALARIYGAARIFVTEVVDTEHRFALAREFGADGCFDTARSSEELYQMIRDSEKAAGGVDVVLEMSGAPSAYRDAFEIVRNGGTVVLLGIPRESVDFDFANYVVWKGVTIKGVFGRRMFQTWETMLKLLRNDIGGLKEKLGRLVWPRSFTLDEYEAAFETLLSGQAEKLIFTPNPRDFSG
- a CDS encoding glycine C-acetyltransferase produces the protein MVTIEELYRLMARDVETLKETKTYKFEVPLESEQAGVVRVNGREVIMLASNNYLGLANHPKVKEAAARGLREYGFGLASVRFICGTQKIHRELEEKIAAFVGCEDAILHSSCFTANEAFFSGLLANDFGFRDYRDVIYSDQLNHASIIDGVRLCRIIAKSTESKVYAHRKTDELRQMLEADQAEGYRIKIIATDGVFSMEGDLAPLPELVALARRFQALLMVDDSHATGVLGARGRGTHEELGVFGQIDVITGTFGKALGGACGGFIAGKRELIDLLRQRSRPYTFSNTMPPSVVCGSIAALDLLMSDTSLIDQLRENTAYFRREIANLGYTILEGHHPIVPIMLGEAALAMDMSVALLDEGVYIKGLWYPVVPRGEARLRAQISAAHTREHLDRALEAFERVGRRFGITH